agaaaaaaaggatgttacATTACTagtgttctgttttttaatcttccttccaaacacaaaatcaataagataaaaaaaaaaaacaaccatttctcatttctttatattctttatgaaaacaaacaaaaaagaaacagcaaacCAACAATGAAAGAACTATTTTTCATTCTCCATTTCCCATTTATTGTTTTCCAAAAGAAATTAGTACAAGAAAAATGGTTCATTTTTCATTGTAACATCTTAGAGTTTTGATCAAACAAGGAAGATCAAAGACTGGAACACTGGTGATgttatgttctttttttctttatgcgTGACCCGCAacaggtgttttgttttctatttctcGTTTTCTGTTTgccaaaaagaattttaaaaaataaatttatttagTTGAGTTTATCTTCTCATTGTGATTTTGTTCAGAtccgcaaaaaaaaaaaaaaaaaaaaaaaaaaatcaaaaaagagaCCAATCCGGATTCAGAACACTAGTGATGTTAcatcttattttttaatatgattGTAAAAAAGGTCATTACATCAGCCTTccctaatgtttttttttttctctttttggttgagaaaataaaaaaagaaactgaaaacacacaaaaaatgaacaaacctTTTTTTCATTCTCCATGTCTTAATTTTTGCTTTCCAAAAGGAATGAGTAcaagaaaataacttttttcatTGTGCCAGTTTTGTGCTTTATATCCAAAAAGAAAGATCAAACAATGGCCCCTCGCCTGTTGCTACAGGTGGGTGTTACTTTGagctcgtttttttttttttaatacacaaaaacaatatgacaaaaaacaaactgtttctcatttattctgatactttaatgaaaatgaacCCAAATTTGACATGTGATAAAAACTGCCTTAAAAGGCAAaaggcatgttttttttaaatgtttggttttcaTACTTTTGAATGGTGGCTGTGAAAAAAGccatttcttgattttggattccttatttcaaataaaaaacctgctggctgtaaaatacactgaccaATCAGGATACTTCATGGAGctctacagaaacatttagaTGTAGGCTGATGGAACTTCAATTAACTGTGATTGAAAGAAAGCAAATTCATTCCAGGATCTTTGCTGTGTTCCCAGGAGGAGACTGCTGGATTTCCCCTGGTTTTTGGAAATTGGATTAAATGAAGTTATAATCAGATGATTGAAGCCTGCCATCCTTGACAAGTCTGGGGGgaaatcatgttttattgacGAGGCGGGTGATTGAGTTCCACTCAGACACAAGGGGCTCACAGACTCACTCCACTTGCTCCAGGATTACAGTCATAGTCTAGTAAAAGCAAGTCTGCCTCTCCTGGGGCTTTAGAGCTTTTCCGTTGGTTCTTCTCCAATTTCATTTGAACGAGTCTCATTGTAGgaaaaaatttctttaaaaatcccttTCATTTTCCCCATTGCTGATTTGATTATTAACTATTTTGTCCAAAATATCCAAATCAGTCTTACCAAGAGCTACTTGGGTGTGAAACAGTGGGATATGCTACTGTACAAGTCAAAATTTGTGAGATATCACACAAAGTTTATTCCCAATCTCAGCCAAAAAAcactacaatacccacaatcctagtgTATCACGATGGCATCAGTGATTGGTGGGATCTCTGGTAACCAGGTTAAGATAAGTTGTCTGAGTAGATAAGATATAGATCCATCTAAAGGTTTCAACACATAACGAACATCATCAGGACAGAATGCAGTGTTGTAGTCGAGTCACCAAACCTCTGAGTCGAGTCCTGAGTCCCTAGTGTTCAAGTCCGAGTCAAGTCCGAGTCACCGAAGAAAAATTCGAGTCGAGTCAGAGTCAAGTCCTCTTTACCTTAGTCTGAGTCCAAGTCAATCCCCATTACCTGTGTTTGAGTCCTAGACGAGTCCCCAGTAtctaaaattacattaaattatCAATTGTTTTTAAGTCATTCCAGCTTTACAGGTGGGCtacactgctgtgtttcagtaatgtatgaatttcttcaactttttattcTAAAGGCTAGAGGAGCTGTAACACTCTTCATCTACAATATTAGTTATATTAACAGGATTATTTGTATATTTAGGGTGGAAAAATGAGGCAacattttttaactgaactcttttTAGCTATCTTATactaaatattcctcctttaaaataactggatttattcagatttctcactaaaaacaaaaattccaattttctcCATGgggcatttgaacacatcataaaaaggtCTTCACTTTGTCCTCCCTTCGATACTCTTAAGTCTGAGTTGTCATTAAACACATCACAGTTTTACCGTATGTCAGCCTGTTTAGCTCACTAATCAGCGTTATCTCGCCGAGATTCAACgttggattgatatttttaactaacgGGACTCACCACGaggtttaagagtttttatcactctgtccaagactgaggaggattactgtacagcagcaacagcagctaataTGACGAGTCCGAGCAGCTGTTGGAGATTTTCAGCCATTCAAAGGTAGGCTCTCTGCactttagtttaatttcttgtagATTACTGCGggaatacagagaagagccacaggtttaaGCTGCCTTTCAggtcctctctctgtcacccaggctccccgctcctcctcctctttcctggttattttcacagacagcaggttagacTCACATAAACGTGCTTGCAGGTGAACGCCCGTGCCGGGTGCTGCACTGAGCAGTTATGAGGggttttctcacacaaaaacaacaaatattacaATTAAAATAGTCTAATAAGGTTTGAGTCCTTCTCTTTATCCTCAAGTCCTGATGCAGTGAAAGCTCGAGTCTGAGTCAAAGTTGGAGTCATCAGTGCTTGAGTCCAAGTTGAGTCACGAGTCTGCCAAATCAGGACTCGAGTCGGACTTGAGTCCAAGTCCTGGACTCGAGTATTACAACACTGACAGAATGAGTCAAACCAAAGTCAAACATTCATCAAACTTGAGGTTTTGATTccaatgaatgaatgaatggatctAATGTGATTCTCTCTGATCAAccagaaaacaaacagctgcATCACAAAAATTATAATGGCGATTCATAGTCAAAAGGGAAACTTTCAAATATTCTAGATTCTTTTCACTTAGTGTGAACTATTTAATGCAAGCAGCAATAAAAAAGCTTTATGGACGTAACCTGTAGAgtgggaattttttaaaagtcaactACAGGCATGGCtgttaaaaaagcacaaaatgaaTCTGACGCTTTCAAACGCTGGGAGAGGGGTGAGAAAAGACTGGGAATGTTTAGAATGCTCCAAAACATCTAGAACATTTAATCTGTGATTGGTTGTCTTACTTGTTTCAGTGAGAAAATGCCAAGACACATTCtacatgagttacaacagcatggcttcacagtgataAGGGGCAGGGCCTAGACCGGCCTCAATGCAAAGGCAAGGATTGATTGTCGtacaggctttaaaggatgagattacctttcaaaggcaaggacggaatacttataagctttaaaggatgacgtcacCAAGTAcaaagaatggaatgttttataagattcaatggatgacatcatcaaacgCAAAGGAATGAATGATTTATAAGctttaggatgacatcatcaaaagcaaataacagaatgttttataagctttaaaggatgacatcaccaaGTATAAAGAATGGAATgcttgataaactttaaaggatgacatcaccacGTATAAAGAATAGAATgcttgataaactttaaaggatgacatcaccaaGTATAAAGAATGGAATGcttaataaactttaaaggatgacatcaccacGTATAAAGAATGGAATgcttgataaactttaaaggatgacactGTCAAACAcaaagaatggaatgttttataagctttaaggGATGAATTAATCTTTCACATGCAAGGaagaatgtttataaactttcAAAAGACGACGTCATCTTCGAAGGCAAAGGATATATGAGAATTAGCGTTTGAATTCACAAGATTGACTTTGCAAagttttgacattaaagttacAATTTTATAAGATCAGAGTCATTAACTCCCAAAATTCTGTCTtaattaatgagaataaagtgTTGATCTACAACATGGAATTCAAATCTTTAGTTTATAAAATCAGAGCTGTTAAGCTAGAAGAATTGAGTAGACAAGAAGTAATTAAGTTCCTCAATGTCAAAACTATACAGGCCTAAAACTGTGATTCATATCATAGTAATtactttttaggaaaaaaaaagttgtgaattttaaagactgaagaTGTTAATTTACTGCCTCTATACTTGCTGAATTAATGCAGTAATTTATGCAAATCATACTGGATGGATTCAGGGGCTTTGATTGCGGGTGAGTCTAACTTTATGTCAgttctgcattttgttttttgtaacaTTTACGCCATAAATAGCAAGATCAAAACacaataaaggcttaaaatatttcacGACGAGTGTTATGaagcaaaataaaagatttccactgaattttacatttttgagatgcaacTGTAGTTTTGGTATGCTAGCTGATAGTCTACCAATAATCTTATGGCCAAAGGGGCGGTCTAATCCTCCCAAAGAAGTGATCAGTGTTATACCTGCTGGTGGTTGTTGCTCTCTCCGCACGCCTGGTAGCTGAAGTGTCTTGGCTTGTTTCTTGCGGTCGTGCTCCTGCCCTGTTTAAAAGAGCGTCCTCCTCCCGCTGATCTCCCTCAATGTGGATGAGCGGGACGTCTCTGTGGCCCCGCAGGCACGGGGCACCACTGTCACTGCCAAAAGACCCTACTCCactgccacttttctcctgGCTGGACCTACTCCGCCCACAGCCCAGATGGGACTGTTTGAACCCCCGTCTCCTTTCACCAACAGGCATGTGTGGCTGTGGGAACGACCCAAACGAGCCCCCAGCTGCATCTTGTTGGCCCCCGAGTGCAGACCTGCCAATGTCTACTATGTCCGCTGCAAGGCGATTGGCAAACTGTTGCACGTGGGGCTGGGAGTCGCCTGCAGCCTCCAACTCAATACTGTCCTCTGGATCAGCAATGATCTTGTTCTTTCTCATCAAGGACTCAATAGAGGTCGACCACGTCTCATGAATCAGCATGTCAGTGATCTGGTCAGACTTGCCCCTTTGATAGAGGCAGGAGTCTGACTTACAGAGTCCTGTGGTTGACACAGAGCTGTGAGGGAAAATATTCAATGTGTCTCCGTGCACATTGCGGGCAAAACCATCAAAAGAATTGGCCTTAATAGGCGAGTTGACGGTCAGCCTTGAGTCTGAGGATCTTCGGTCTGGGACTGAGGACTGTCTTATACAAAAAGGTGTTCGAGGGGACGGGGGGAACAGGCTGTTGCTCCACTCTTTAGTCTTTGCAATCCCATACTCCTTGTTTTCCTTGTCCATGTTCTTCAGCATGAACCTGTAGAACTCCTCAGTGATGCTCTCTGTGCTCGACTGCTTGGAAAGGCAGGATGATGTGCGGACGTTCAGATGACCATTTTTCTTTGAGGCAGCCTGTTGCACTGCTGCAGCCAGAATGCTGCTTGCATTTTTTCCTGCGTAGTAGTCCAGAAGCAGATCAAAGCCCCTACCTTCGGTTTCCATCTGGTTGACCATGAAACGTGAGAACTCGTCGGTGATGCTCTCGCAGCTCGACTGCTTGGAGATCGAGCTTCCTCGACTTAAGTTCTGACCTAACCGGCTGCCAAGACCCAGGGTGTTTGCTGTGCCTGAGGGATCTGCATCTTCTTCTGGTATGCTCTCATAACTCGATGCCTTCCCTCTGCTCCACCGCTCACACTGCAACCTGCTGCGTGTCTGGCCCGTTTTGGAGGTATCCACCACGTTAAGCTCGGGGCAGTTCATGATCCTGGCAGTGACTTCGGAGGCAAAAAGTGCAAAAGGATCCTGTAGCTCCTCGGGGTTGACCGTTTCGTCCACCACCCTGTTCACCAGCCTCTCCATCAGCTCTGGCTGCTCCTCAGTTTTCCTCTTGATCTCACTGAGACGTGGCGCCCGATGTTTCTTTGAGGAAGCATTGCCACTTTGACCGTCTTTTCTTCTCAGCACCGAACGACAAGAGGGTATCAAGTAGGTTTCATGTGCCTCAGCTGACGTTCCTTTTAGTGCACAGAACCAGGGTTGTTTACCAGTAGAGTTCTCCAGGCAGATGGCAGCTAGTTCTGTAGCCATAGACACCACTGTAGAAGCCAAATCATCAGCATAGCAAGTGATGGGTGTCCTGGACTCTGAGTCCATTCTCAAGTAAAGCAGGGAGCTACAAGAGTTGAGAGAGGACTGGGGTGTGAGCGAGGACTGCCTACTGTCACTGCTTGTCCCGAGTCTTTCCCTCCTTTCTAGGCTATAAGACGGAAGCTCACTCCAAGCATCCCTGATCTGCTGAATCTGTGGGTGGTCGGGGATGTCCTTGCTCGGCAGTGAAGTGGATTTATACATACTTTGTCTGCATGCCGACTGGATCTGTTGCTCTTTGCTGTTTGATGAGAGGGAAGATGCAATAGGATCAGCTTCCTCACTGCTGTGCTTCTCTGAATTTGGGGGCTGGCTTTGTCCTACTAGGCACTGTAGTTGAATCGGAGGATCCTTGCGGTCTTTGCTGGTAGCAGGCTCTCTTGCACAAGTATGATCTTCTTGTGTGTCAAATGACTCTTGGTCACATGTTGAGATGTGACTGATTTTCCTCTGAGTCAGACAAAGGATATCAAAAAGCAAATTGTTTACGCTGTCCTGCAGAAAAACCTGAAGGTTTGGTGCATCTTTACCAGTCCCTtcaagttcttttttctttttagcctTCTCCAAAGCATGCTTAAACAGACTGTCCGCCACCTCGTTTATCAGGTCATCTACCTCCCTTTCATCCATGCAGGTCTTTTTCGGACACGTAATGCCATCTACAATCTTGTTATGTGTGGCCTCCAGAAGCTGGGCTACACTCCTATAACCTTGTGGCTGAGTAAGTACCTCAGCTGCCTCTCTGTGTAGGACTTCCGCAATGTTGGCACGAAACGCTTCAACACTAGTTCCCTCTGCCACCCTACAGTGCAGCGGGATGGCCGTTGAGGCCTCTGCAGCAGTCATCAGACCGCGGGATGCTGTGTAGACCTCAACGGAATCAGCGTCAGAATCACAGACTTCCCCCACCTCTTCTGTCAGCTCCACAGCGGCTACAGCGCCAGCTACTTGAGCCATGCCGCACACTGCAGAGGAGAAGGAATAGTCAGCTGGGTCTTCTGGTCCCTGCACCTCCTCCTCGATGTCTTCCTCTGACGCTGATTCCAAGGCGAGCTGTTCAGTCAGCTGTGGGGTGGTTATGGTGCCGATGACACTGGCCGCACAAGCTAATGCCACCTCCACATGTTTGGACGGGTGCTCTCCATTGTGGTAGGCTTGTGTCCCATTCTCAGGAACCTCGCTGGCTTTGGCAGTCACACCCTGATCAGGCACATGAGACCCATGGCTTTCTTGCCATTCAACAGCGCTCTCCGAACTATCTGGGCTTTGAACGATTACGATCTTGGGGAGCTCAAAAGAACAGGTTCGCTGTTGAGAGGACTGTTTGTTCCTAGATGGGTCTGTGGTGGAGGCGCGATTGGAGAGCGACACACTGACAGCAGCTTCAGACACAAAGGAGGTTTCATCTTGAGAGAGGCGTATGAAGGCGTCTTGTAAAACCGACTCAGCCAGATTGGTGGCGTAGTGACCAGCTGATTCCTTCGTATGAAAGCTTGCTTGCTGATGTGCCTCTCTTTTGACCTCTGCACCGTCCCGGTTCTGCTGATGGGCCGGCGGTCCCCTCTGACACTGAAGTCTGACGCAGTGTTTCTGAGCTGCTTCTACCAAGCTCTCTGTAGGGTCACCACCATCTGGTTCTGTGAAGACATAAGAGAGAAcagagggttaaaagtgtcatcATGAATTAGATAGTGGGCATTTCATCATATCATGCTCCCTCCACCCCTCTGCCCTGTTTCTCTGTGGGGTGCCGCCATTAAGAATGAACAGGAACAGAGGAAAATTTAGTACTGTAAAGTTTTAAATGAAACTTCACAAAAAAGAATCCTCATTTTAAATAACATGCTTTTAACTCAAATGATGATGAACAAACAGAATAAGCCTT
This region of Cheilinus undulatus linkage group 2, ASM1832078v1, whole genome shotgun sequence genomic DNA includes:
- the LOC121524352 gene encoding A-kinase anchor protein SPHKAP: MAGAKCLLKTPSNFQSSAMFEGSDSVEVEGGSTESTMASSISACKKVLCSNSVLDSSEYWLRNEKALCRLGLLDDDADGGCSTICFVNLDPKKTDYHDEKSIKKLASVSADLPKLVELLTVHQPKENEILLLGGLDASDSCQTHPHPSSQVGQQRSAGVCLVQCSGPRRSNQPTSVIIDINKFLIGLQWGKERQLQHSRAPLQRVDDDTNRSISSIEEDFQTASEHFGDDSEDDGFRNEPDGGDPTESLVEAAQKHCVRLQCQRGPPAHQQNRDGAEVKREAHQQASFHTKESAGHYATNLAESVLQDAFIRLSQDETSFVSEAAVSVSLSNRASTTDPSRNKQSSQQRTCSFELPKIVIVQSPDSSESAVEWQESHGSHVPDQGVTAKASEVPENGTQAYHNGEHPSKHVEVALACAASVIGTITTPQLTEQLALESASEEDIEEEVQGPEDPADYSFSSAVCGMAQVAGAVAAVELTEEVGEVCDSDADSVEVYTASRGLMTAAEASTAIPLHCRVAEGTSVEAFRANIAEVLHREAAEVLTQPQGYRSVAQLLEATHNKIVDGITCPKKTCMDEREVDDLINEVADSLFKHALEKAKKKKELEGTGKDAPNLQVFLQDSVNNLLFDILCLTQRKISHISTCDQESFDTQEDHTCAREPATSKDRKDPPIQLQCLVGQSQPPNSEKHSSEEADPIASSLSSNSKEQQIQSACRQSMYKSTSLPSKDIPDHPQIQQIRDAWSELPSYSLERRERLGTSSDSRQSSLTPQSSLNSCSSLLYLRMDSESRTPITCYADDLASTVVSMATELAAICLENSTGKQPWFCALKGTSAEAHETYLIPSCRSVLRRKDGQSGNASSKKHRAPRLSEIKRKTEEQPELMERLVNRVVDETVNPEELQDPFALFASEVTARIMNCPELNVVDTSKTGQTRSRLQCERWSRGKASSYESIPEEDADPSGTANTLGLGSRLGQNLSRGSSISKQSSCESITDEFSRFMVNQMETEGRGFDLLLDYYAGKNASSILAAAVQQAASKKNGHLNVRTSSCLSKQSSTESITEEFYRFMLKNMDKENKEYGIAKTKEWSNSLFPPSPRTPFCIRQSSVPDRRSSDSRLTVNSPIKANSFDGFARNVHGDTLNIFPHSSVSTTGLCKSDSCLYQRGKSDQITDMLIHETWSTSIESLMRKNKIIADPEDSIELEAAGDSQPHVQQFANRLAADIVDIGRSALGGQQDAAGGSFGSFPQPHMPVGERRRGFKQSHLGCGRSRSSQEKSGSGVGSFGSDSGAPCLRGHRDVPLIHIEGDQREEDALLNRAGARPQETSQDTSATRRAERATTTSRNGTSSASSLGLADLDAFCDVPTQNTAISGETEKDHHAGTKENAFETSPARTASTSGNLRGLLVVNCDLESECVDSELRVALQWIAASELGLPALYFRKSREKRAAKFQRVVHLMSQRAWRIADLFGAVVQFCKLYKKEEEDGQSLSSLFDWLLETL